CGCGTACGGCGTGGGCGAGCCCCACGAACACGGCGCGGCTCACGATGGAATGCCCGATGTTGAGTTCCTCCACCGCAGGGATCCCCGCCACCGGGCCCACATTGGCCACGGTGAGTCCGTGGCCGGCATGCACGGCGAGCCCGAGCGAGGCGCCCAGTTCGGCGGCCGCGATCAGCGCGCGCAGGGGCGCCGGATTGCCGGGGTGGTTGGCGTAGGTGCCCGTGTGCAGCTCCACGGCCGCGGCGCCCAGCTGGCGCGACCGGCGCATGGCCTCGGGGTCGGGATCCACGAACAGGCTGGTGCGGATGCCCGCGGCGTTGAGCCGCGCGATGCCGGCGCGCAGCCGATCGGCGTCGCGGCTCACGTCGAGCCCGCCTTCCGTTGTGATTTCTTCGCGCTTCTCGGGCACCAGCGTGGCCTGGTGCGGACGCAGCCGCTCGGCGATGGCGAGCATCTCGTCGGTGCACGCCATCTCGAGATTGAGTACCGTGCGGATGCCGGCGCGCAGGCGCTCGATGTCGCCGTCCTGGATGTGGCGCCGGTCCTCGCGCAGGTGCGCCGTGATGCCGTCGGCGCCGGCGTCCTCGCAGAGGAGGGCGGCGGCGAACGGATCGGGCTCGACCCCGCGCCGCGCCTGTCGCAGCGTGGCCACGTGGTCGATGTTGATGTACAGGCGCTGCGGTGACCGGCCGCGGCCGGCCTCGTCAGTTGAACGCATGGGGTTGGCTCGTTAGGTTCGCCACAAGACCCAGGAGACACGCGTGAGGAAGTTAATCATCGGCTTGGCGCTCGTTGCCGGGTGCAGTTCGGGTGGGACGATGCGCGGCAATCCCGCGCCGCTGGTGCCGAGCAACGACACCGGGGCCCTGAATCCCGACGCCGCGGTGAACCAGTTCATGGCTGCCGTGAAGGCCGAGGACCTGCAGGCCATGGGCGCCATCTGGGGCACCCCCGATGGTCCGGCCCGCGACCAGATGTCGCAGGATGTGTTGCAGCAGCGTGAGCTGATCATGCTCTGCTACCTCAAGCACGACTCGTACAAGATCCTGGGCGACGCGCCGAGCATGGACAACACGCGGGCGCTCAGCGTGGACGTGACGCGCAAGGAGCGGACGCACGCCACCACGTTCACGGCGGTCCGCGGCAAGAACGGGCGCTGGTACGTCGAGGCCGTGGACATCCAGCCGCTCACCGACTTCTGCGCCAAGGGCTGACCCGGGGCCCGGCTCAGTGCTCGCTCAATTCCACCAGAACGCCGCCCGTGGAAGCGGGATGCAGGAAGGCGATGCGTTTGCCTTCGGCCCCCACGCGGGGCACTTCATCGATCAGGCGGAGGCCGGCGGCGCGGCAGCGGGCCAGCGTGCCCTCCAGGTCGTCCACGGCAAAGCAGATGTGGTGGATCCCCGGACCGCGCTTGGCCAGGAACTTCCCGATCGGCGAATCCGCCGACTCGGCCTGGAGCAGTTCCACCAGCGAATCGCCGGCCGCGACGCCGGCAATCCGGGCGCCGTCGGCGTCGTCCAACGGCACCTCGGGCATGCCGAGGATATCGCGATAGATTGGAAGGATCGCGTCGAGCGCGTGCACGGCGATCCCGATGTGGGCGATGCGGGTGCCGCGTGGCGGTGATGCGGACATGGGGAGCGCTCCAACAAGGCGTGGGCGCTATAACATAATGATGCGCGGCGGGCCGGTCAGGCCCGCGCCGGGGAGATCGGGATGTCGAACACGACGCTGGTGACGGACGCGACCTTCGAGCAGGAAGTGGAGAAGCACGATGGGTTGACGATTGTGGATTTCTGGGCCACCTGGTGTGGCCCCTGTCGGATGATCGCGCCGGTGCTGGATCAGTTGGCCACGGAGTACGCGGGCAAGGTGCGGGTGGCCAAGCTCGACGTGGATACCAACATCAAGACCGCCACGCGCTACAATGTGCGGTCCATTCCCCTGCTCCTGTTCTTCAAGGATGGGAAGGTGGTGGATCAGATCGTGGGCGCGGTGCCGCGGGCCAACATCGAATCCAAGCTCAAGCAGCACGCGGCGTAGCGCCGCCGTATTGCGACCGCTGCATGGTCGCGTCATGTTTCGCCTGGAAGACCGATGTCGGTCTTCCAGGCGTTTCTGTTCTCGGCCTTCTCGCCCCGCTGGATGCCGCCCACTGTTGCCGGACTGCGTTTCCCGTATGCGCGCGTGCTGCTTCCCCGCACGCGCCTCGCGTACATCCACGTCCGCAATCTCCTCACCGACGCCAAGCGCGACCGTTCGGCGCGCGTGTCGGCCTACGTCGCGGTGTGGCTCCCCGAGGAGTTCGTGGTGTTCTATCTCCTGCGCGGCGAGGTGGTGAACGCCACGATCAAGGACGCCCGCACGGCGCGCGCCGTGGGCATCGCCACGGCCCTCGAGCGCATTCCCTCGGAACCCGAATACGGCGACATCTGCTTCCACGAAGCCGACGAGCAGCAGCTCGCGTGCATGTTCACGTCGCAGTCGCGCCCCGACGAACCCTGGTCGCCCGGCATGAAGGTGACCGATCCCGCCGAGCTGTTCCCGTATCTCAACGCCGTGGCGTTCGACGGCATGATGGAGATCGTGGCCGAGGACACGGTGAACTACCTCGTGTTCAATAACGGGGCGGTGCAGCGCGCCTTCCTGTCCACCACGCATCACGGCACGACGGTCGATCGCGTGGCCAAGTTGTTCGCGCGCGAAGGCAAGGCGGAGGGCACGCAGGTTCGCCGCTGGTCGGGGCTCGAGCCGCTGCCCACGCAGGCGCCGCCGGCCTTGCTGCAGGCGTACCGCGAGCTCACGGCGGGGCTGGTGGAGCGGCTCGTGGCCGACGGCCGCGAGGGCGCGCCGGCCATCGCCGAGCAGGCGCGGCAGAATCTCATGGCCCAGCATCCGCCGATGGGCGGGTTCAGCTTCAACGGGCGCCCCACCGACGATGTCATCGCCGACACGCCGGAGCTCACCGCCGCCGTGGGCGCCTGGCTCAAGGAAGTGCTGTTCGCGGGCACCGACCTCGAGGCGTCGAGCCCCGAGGCCGTGCTGCACGATCTCACGTGGGGGCGGCGGCACATGTTCCAATCGGCCGGCCTGTACGAACGGCTCCCCTGGAAGGTACTGTGACGCAGGCCGGCGGCGGGGGAGACGGCACCGCGCCGGGCCGTCTCTTCGTGGTCAGCACCCCCATCGGCAACATGGGGGATTTTTCTTTTCGGGGGGTGGAGACGCTCCGCCAGGTGTCCGTGGTGTACGCCGAGGACACGCGGCATTCGCGGCACCTGCTCGACCGCTACGACCTCACCACGCCGCTCGTGGCGTACCACGAACACAACGAGGCCAAGCTCACGCCGCGCATCGTCGAGCGGCTGCTGGGCGGCGAGAGCGTGGCGTTGGTGAGCGATGCCGGCACGCCGCTGCTGTCGGATCCCGGGGCGCGGCTGGTGCAGGCGGCGATCGCGGCGGGCGTTCCCGTGGTGCCGGTGCCCGGCGCGTCGGCGTTGCTCGCGGCGCTCGTCACGGCGGGGCTGCCCGCCGAGCCGTTCACGTTCTTCGGCTTCCTGCCGCGGGGCGGCGCGGAGCGAGCCCAGCGGCTGGTGGCGGTGGCGCAGTCGCCGTTCACGACGGTGCTGTACGAAGCGCCCGGGCGCGTGGTGGACACGCTGTCGGCCGTGGCCGAGCGGGCCGGCGCCGACCGCCCGGCGGCGGTGGCGCGCGAGCTCACCAAGCTCTACGAGGACGTGCGGCGGGGAACGCTGGCCGAGTTGGTGGCGTACTATGCGGAGACGCCGCCCAAGGGGGAGGTCGTGATCGTCATCGCCGGGGCCCCGGCGCCGGTGCTCGATGAGTCGGCACTGCGCGAGCGCGCCCGCGAGCTGCGGGGGCAGGGCTACTCCGTGCGCGACACGGCCACCGAGTTGGCGCGCGAATTCGACGCCGCGCGGAACCTGGCCTATCGCGTGGCCCGGGACGCCGAGTGAGACGCTGGGTGCGCGGGGCGCTCGCCGCCGCGGTGCTCCTGCCGCTCACCGGCGCGCGCCGCGCGCCGGCGGCCACGGTGTGGGCCACGGCGGAGGCTCCGCGCCTGACCATCGCCCGCCTCCAGTACGAGGGCGGCGGCGACTGGTACGCCAATCCGTCGAGCCTGCCCAATCTGCTCGCCGCCATCCGGGAGCGCACCTCGCTCCACGTGGCGCGCACCGAAGCCCGCGTGACGCTGATGGACGACAAGCTGTTCGACTATCCGTTCATCCACGTCACGGGGCACGGCAACATCCATTTCAGCGACGCCGAGATCGTGCGGCTGCGCGAGTATCTGGAGCGCGGCGGCTTCCTGCACGTGGACGACAACTACGGGCTCGATCCCTACTTCCGCCGCGAGATCAAGCGCGTCTTTCCCGACATCCCGCTGGTGGACGTGCCGCTGTCGCACCCCATCTACCACATCGTATACGACTTTCCTAAAGGCCTGCCCAAGATCCACGTGCACGACGGGCTGCCGGCGCGCGGATTCGGCATCTTCCTCAACGGCCGGCTTGCCGTGTACTACTCGTTCTCCAGCGACCTCGGCAACGGCTGGGAGGACCCCGACGTGTATCACGATCCGCCGGCGCTGCACGAGGCGGCGCTGCGCATGGGCGTGAACCTGTTCGTGTACGCGGTGACCAGCCGGCCGCTGCCGTGACGATCGTCGAGCTGGTGGAGCGGGAGCGGCGGCGCCTACGGTGGCTGGAGCTGGCGGCGGGCGCGGCCCTGGGGGCGACGGTCGTGTGCGGGCTCGTCGCCGGCGGCGCGCTGCTGCTGGGCCACGCGCGCTGGCTCGCCCTGCCGCGCGCCGTGCCGCTGCTGGTCTGGGTGCTGCTGGTGGGCGGATCGACGCTCGTCGCCTGGCGCACCCGGCGTCGGCTGCGCGCGGGGACGTCGCGCGCCCAGGTGGCGGCCGCCATCGAGCGCGAGCGGGCGCTCCGCGCCGGCGCGCTGCGCGGCGCCCTCGAAGTGGCGGAGGCGGGCGCGTTCGGCCGTCGCGCCGCCGCCGCCATGATGGAGTCGCTGCACCCGAGCGGCGACACGCTGGCGCCGGTGCTGCGCCGGCACGCGCGCGCCAGGGCGCTGCGCATCGGGGCCGTGGCCGTGATCACGGCCCTGCTGTTGGGCATCGTGGCGCCGTTGCGCAGCGACGGCCTGATGGCCATCCTGCGCCCGGTGAGCGCCTGGCGCGGCACGCTCCTCGCCCCGCTCGCGTTCGTGCGCCTGCCGGCGGTGGTCATGCGCAACGACACCGTCCGGGTGACGATCGCGGCGCCCGGCCGCACCACGGTGGAGCTGCAGGATCGCGCGACCGGCGAAGGATGGGC
The Gemmatimonadaceae bacterium genome window above contains:
- a CDS encoding pyridoxine 5'-phosphate synthase; translation: MRSTDEAGRGRSPQRLYINIDHVATLRQARRGVEPDPFAAALLCEDAGADGITAHLREDRRHIQDGDIERLRAGIRTVLNLEMACTDEMLAIAERLRPHQATLVPEKREEITTEGGLDVSRDADRLRAGIARLNAAGIRTSLFVDPDPEAMRRSRQLGAAAVELHTGTYANHPGNPAPLRALIAAAELGASLGLAVHAGHGLTVANVGPVAGIPAVEELNIGHSIVSRAVFVGLAHAVREMRQVMDSAGRSS
- the mce gene encoding methylmalonyl-CoA epimerase → MSASPPRGTRIAHIGIAVHALDAILPIYRDILGMPEVPLDDADGARIAGVAAGDSLVELLQAESADSPIGKFLAKRGPGIHHICFAVDDLEGTLARCRAAGLRLIDEVPRVGAEGKRIAFLHPASTGGVLVELSEH
- the rsmI gene encoding 16S rRNA (cytidine(1402)-2'-O)-methyltransferase — protein: MTQAGGGGDGTAPGRLFVVSTPIGNMGDFSFRGVETLRQVSVVYAEDTRHSRHLLDRYDLTTPLVAYHEHNEAKLTPRIVERLLGGESVALVSDAGTPLLSDPGARLVQAAIAAGVPVVPVPGASALLAALVTAGLPAEPFTFFGFLPRGGAERAQRLVAVAQSPFTTVLYEAPGRVVDTLSAVAERAGADRPAAVARELTKLYEDVRRGTLAELVAYYAETPPKGEVVIVIAGAPAPVLDESALRERARELRGQGYSVRDTATELAREFDAARNLAYRVARDAE
- the trxA gene encoding thioredoxin, with product MSNTTLVTDATFEQEVEKHDGLTIVDFWATWCGPCRMIAPVLDQLATEYAGKVRVAKLDVDTNIKTATRYNVRSIPLLLFFKDGKVVDQIVGAVPRANIESKLKQHAA
- a CDS encoding DUF4159 domain-containing protein, yielding MRRWVRGALAAAVLLPLTGARRAPAATVWATAEAPRLTIARLQYEGGGDWYANPSSLPNLLAAIRERTSLHVARTEARVTLMDDKLFDYPFIHVTGHGNIHFSDAEIVRLREYLERGGFLHVDDNYGLDPYFRREIKRVFPDIPLVDVPLSHPIYHIVYDFPKGLPKIHVHDGLPARGFGIFLNGRLAVYYSFSSDLGNGWEDPDVYHDPPALHEAALRMGVNLFVYAVTSRPLP